The Stackebrandtia nassauensis DSM 44728 genome includes the window CAGATACGAAGGGGGGAACCGACATGCCCGTCATCGGAGTGCTGGCCCTGCAAGGCGACGTCCCCGAACACCTGGCCGCGCTGGAACGCCAGCACGTCAAGGCGGTGCCGGTGCGCCGCGTCGAGGAACTCGACGCCGTCGACGCCCTGGTCATCCCCGGCGGTGAGTCCACCGCCATCAGCAAACTGCTGGTCGCCTTCGACCTCCTCGAACCGATCCGCGAACGCCTCACCCGCGGCATGCCCGCGCTGGGCTCGTGCGCGGGCATGATCATGCTGGCCAGCCGGGTGCTCGACGGCCGCGACGACCAGCAGAGCCTGGGCGCCCTCGACATCACCGTGCGCCGCAACGCCTTCGGCCGCCAGGTCGACTCCTTCGAGACCGACGTGGTCCTCGACGGCATCGACGGCGGCCCGTTTCGCACCGTCTTCATCCGGGCGCCGTGGGTCGAGGACACCGGCGACGACGTCGAGGTGATCGGTCGCGTGAGCGGAGGAGCGGCGGACGGTAAGATCGTCGCGGTGCGCGCCGGAACCGTCATGGCCACCGCGTTCCACCCGGAAGTGACGGGAGACGATCGCATCCACAGTGCCTTTGTCGACCTTGTCCGTGCCGCCACCGCCACCGCAGCCGAGAAGCAGAAAGAGGACCGATGAGCGGCCACTCCAAATGGGCGACCACCAAGCACAAGAAGGCCGCCATTGACGCCAAGCGCGGCAAACTGTTCGCCAAGCTCATCAAGAACGTCGAGGTAGCGGCCCGCACCGGCGGCGGTGACCCGGACGGCAACCCG containing:
- the pdxT gene encoding pyridoxal 5'-phosphate synthase glutaminase subunit PdxT, coding for MPVIGVLALQGDVPEHLAALERQHVKAVPVRRVEELDAVDALVIPGGESTAISKLLVAFDLLEPIRERLTRGMPALGSCAGMIMLASRVLDGRDDQQSLGALDITVRRNAFGRQVDSFETDVVLDGIDGGPFRTVFIRAPWVEDTGDDVEVIGRVSGGAADGKIVAVRAGTVMATAFHPEVTGDDRIHSAFVDLVRAATATAAEKQKEDR